DNA sequence from the Juglans microcarpa x Juglans regia isolate MS1-56 chromosome 5S, Jm3101_v1.0, whole genome shotgun sequence genome:
CGTCATAAATCCCTCCATGCCAATTTCCCCAACTTCtaacatgaaaacaaaaaagggaaaattgaTCATTAAATATATGAACCTTAAAATGCTACTGATTATCTACTCGAACCAGGCATGCAATAGAAAAAAggacataaaagaaaaacaataatatgAAGTTGGTAATATTTTGCTCCCATATAGCAGGATCATTAAATAACAACACTGGAATACAAGAGCACTTGCAGTTCTTAGCTTTGATCagacattaaaaaaagaaaagaaaagaaaagacattgCTGAAAGATAGCTCAATAGAGTAAGAACGAGGTTTGAATCTTAGGTTGTATAATTTGGGATTTAATAGAAGAAATAAGAAAgcaattgttctttttttttgctCATATCTGCATTTGAGAAACTAATGCCATAATAAAACAATTAGTCAGACAACAGTCATATCAGATTACTGGAATTCGTAATTCTAGGGATAGTAGATGTCAAAAGTTAATTCTGAACAACTAAACAGACACAATTTCCTAATTAACTATAACGAACTCGGTCAACTACCCTGAAGGATTCCtcctagaaaaataaaatgaaggatTGATAATTCATATAAACCACTTACAGCTCCTGCGAACTAGATACATATCACAGAATACACAGAAAGAAAGCATTGATTCTTTCCATTTATCCACCCCAACTTTATTGTTCCTCTATTCAAACTGTGTTACTCAAATATATGGATTTTATATCAGCTGGCATCAGTTAATTAAGGATCATGAAATAGATGAAATTAGTCAAAAATGTCAAGccacataaatatttttggagaaaGTAGAAACTATAGCAGAATAATTAGAAATCAATAcgtaaaaaatgaatgaaaataagaaaCCCACCCTTTGCAATAGGAAACCTGCAACAAGTGGCTTCAAGAATTTTGTAACCCATTCAGTTGATGCATGAGCTCGATGTGCAGTCCCAAAAGCATCATTCATATAAAGCTCAACTAAGGAGGCGAGCTTCTTTGAAAAGTCAAGGGCAATCTTTTCTTCCTCCTTGTAAAATCTCACATTTTCAAGAAGAAGAACACTGCCATCAGGAAGTGAAGCCTCCAACTTTTCTACCTCTGGACCAATAACTTCATCTGCATTCACAAcctattcatatataatacaatagaaATAATCTtggcataaaaaaatatgaccCTTTAATGAGAATGCCCACAAAATCGTGaccaaaaaatcaaaagaaatgagCAGTGGAGTTGCTGAAAGATGGGCGGCGAAACATAGCTGGTGGCGCTTCAGGCTGGGCGGCAAAACAGAGTAGTGGAGTTACCTCTAGTCTGTGAGGAGATTCAACGAGGGGTCGTTTCAGGCTGGATGATGCTAGGCAGAGGGAGGCCGACGACTAGCGCGTGCTGGGCGACGAGAGGGACTTGCGATGGCGATTTCAAAGACTGTGGTGGGAGAAGATAGGAGAGAGGGATGGAGACGATGATTTCAAAGACTCGGTGGTTGGCGACGAGAGGGATGGCGACGACAACGATGATTTCAAAGTCAGTGCTGGGCAACGATAGAGGGCGACGCGGGCgagatttttctttctcaaatgcAAAATGGTCATCTGGAGGGATAAAATGCATGTTtcaggaaggaaaaaaaaaagagaaaaaaaaaagagaaaaagttaatatCCACATCAGGTGTGCAATGACTGATGTGCTATAGTTGCTGCTCTATAGTTTTTATTGTACACGGGTGCAAATAAACTGAGCAACTCGCGTGCGGTTCGAGTTTTAAGGCCTGATTTAAATAGTAATTGAGatcaatgaaaattaataattaaaaaaatattattataatattatttttattttataattataaaattaaattatttattatattttatttataaatttgtaataattatataatattagttgagatggttttactatccaaacaaaacctGAGAGTATACTCATTCAAATTCGGCTTATTTAGGCTTTtgataataagatgaaatgagataatctatgaataataataaataatttataaataatagtaaaataatttgagttgagatctttaagggattttgagaaatgagagagaaaaaattaaataaaatattataaagttaaaatattattataatattatttttattttgatatttgaaaaaattaaattattttttatattttgtttgaaaatttgaaaaaatagttgtagttaggtaataattagataaaaaattaaatatttgaaattaaaaaaaatgtttgtatatatagtgtttggatattgagataagatgagagtatattgttatccaaaccaagccttaatAAATAAGACgttcataaatattaatattgatttaaatattGAACGAGCAAAACTCGTATAAATTTGACTCAATTTAAACTCGTGCACAAAATGTATATAAGACGTTCAAAATTCGTATATGCATCTCGAGCAAAATTTGTATAAGTTCGACTCGACTCGATTTAAATAAGATGTGAGTACTTACGCCAGTTGAAGAGAAACCAAATGCCAATTATTTATAGGAAGAGATTTACTAAACCACTTGTGTAAGGCTGTGTTCGAATGTTTAAATGATTTCAGATGATCtgaattgatttgtaaatattaatattttgtagattttattgagatgtatttaaatataaataggttaatatgtatatatatgaatatgataagtatattgaaatgaatttactttttttacaggaaagtaaaaaaatagtaaattctATTATGATTAATTTGGAAAGAGTTGAATAGTAAATTCACTCCTACAACTAAACACGCatgagttaattattataagGCGATTAGCTCCTTTGACTGCCGACGCAACTTTACATAATTAtcctttattttatatacagtTGTAAGGAAATTATAAGAGAATGGTAAGTTaatcattttctataaaaataaaatggctGAAACaacttaatataaataaattgataaacTGTAGCTCATATAGTAAAAATTTGTTTAGactgagataagatggttttaaataaattaaataaaatattatttttttaatattattattattttaaaatttgaaatagttaaattatttattatattttatatgataatttaaaaaaattataataatgagataagataaaataagatgagttgaaaataattttatacccAAACGGCCTATATGTTTTACCGGATGATAGGTTACTTTTACACTGCACTACGTTTAACTAAACCAATAAATACTAGTAATTTCACGGacagtttgaattaaaatattttacgaggatttgagaaataaaaaataaaaagttgggcataaatattataaaattaaaattttattataatataatttttattttaagatttaaaaaaataaattatttgttgttttttgtttaaaaatttaacaaaaatttaataattatatgaaaaatttaaaatttgtaataaaaaatatttatatttaaaaatatttaaagataaaataagatgaaatagatATGATCATCTAGAAAATCAAACGggccttaaaaaaaaagtttaaaaaaaatagagaaaaaaaaaaaagggagagagacgCAGTTTGTACTTTGTTCGTGCGGGCGTGCTTGGGCAAAAAGAGATGGGGACGAGAGAGGTTTACGAAGAGAACCTAAGGAACGGCAATCTCTTCCACGATCCAACCATCAACCCTGGCCTCGGCTCCCCACGCTGCCCTCGCTGTCTCTCCCTCTTAATCCCTAATTCGGTACGCCCTTTCAAACGGACTCTCTGTCTCCGGCCTTGTTTTTTTAATCGCACCATTACGCGTTTGATGATTTTACTCTTCCGTAAGTTTTGTGTACTTTTTTCTACTGATGATCCAGGAAAGGGGTGAATGGACCATCACTCCCGTTCTCCACGACGCCACTGCTGTGGTCAGTTCCTTCCCTTATCTCCTCTATCTGTAACAGTTGTATTAGTCTGTGTTTATTTTGGAAGCTGACTTTCGGTTGACTTGTTGTTCGTTCGCGTTAAGTCTTCGAATAAAGAATTATGGATTACTAAACGTTAATTGGATTCATAgaattatgagattttttattttatgcgcGTGGTATCCTTGGCGTCTTCAAATGTTAAACTTTCTAGAGCACTATTGCTGTTAAGTTAAATGCTCTTGCTCAACTCTTCCTGCTTTCTTCTTCTAACTAGGCTGGGACTGGTATTGGTGCAATGCTTAGTGCGGTTCACGGTTTCAATGCAGGTATATTCGTGTTCCTTTATCTTCCCAAACTATTTACTTTTgtatacaaatttttattttttcgatcGGTTACTTTTGTATACAAATTAAGTGCttagtgttttctttttatttcaggGATCCCGTATCTTCAAAATCTTGTGAAGGGACCAAAGTGGCTTCCTTTTGTAGTTGGGGTAGATCTCATAtactttttctttgcttttgcaGTTGTTCCGTTTTTTAAGTTGATTTTCCAGTTATTCTCCATTTAGCTTGGAAGATTGTTAGGATAAATTGCATGTAATTCTGCTTAGCTTACCTTCATTGTCTTTCTTCTCCACAGCTTCCCCCACTGCTACTCTTTTCAGGTGTCAGTGCTGCATTTGGAGGTATGGTTATCCCCTCTTTCTCTAGCAAAAAAGTGCAATGATTAAATTTTAATGTAGTTCCTTTCTTGAAACTGGCGCTCAGATTTCCTTGAGTTTTATGCACAACATAATCTGTTTCACTTGCTGATCTGGTCCGTTGACAGTTTTTTCAAGTATTAAAGTAAAAGGTCCTTTATCTGTTAATGCCCGATGATCTAAGTTTTGTGTATTTGGTTTTCAAAGAACATATTCCATCTAGGAATAttgttgtaacacccccttcccgtaggctaggagtgccacgtattttccataaaaataatccggtaatagatcccataatttcataatttaaaaaaaaactgaacttttattatgcggaaaaatgtctaataaaactgtcttccaaaacattaaatgaaataaactgaaataaattcatgtcataaaaaaacatgtttattttagaaagtctgaactaaaaaaaataaatgctccttctactcctggcctgcctgctcgtaatcatcatcttcacctgggtggttaaaaacatgaaaataaactaaaatgagtcgatgactcagtaagaaatttatcacaacgtaaacgtaataaacataagattttcataacaactttcatgctgagctaaaaaaaaaattcatgatttttcatgctgatgcttatgctatgtatgactgtcttaactgaattaacagactgatctgactgatttaactgatttatctgactggccaacacacttaaccatgtgtgcaaggttgtgcaccagccccacatcccgctgcagcaaggggaactgctgatagtattctagcatactatggtggaccacgactgagttcatggcttgcacaccaccctgaactgaactgcattggtaccatgcatctgaatggccatcttattaactgatctgatattatcttacatttgaatttaagatggcttacgtgtcttatacacatgagatgcattacatactacatacataatcataaattctgaatttaaacatgatgcggaatgacatggtcgtatgctatgctagatgacatgcttgcatatgacatgagcggttcataaatagtggcggtcaatgaactggcttggataatacatacatataagctaactgtgatgatcctaatttatgatcaaatttacttacctcgatgcgtttcttcttgaataatacttcgtaacctgagacctatattcaataaataactatcaccaaattgtttggaaataaataaatactaatatcttacttaactaaattcgaaattctaaaatatagtcaaaccaatatttgtttaacactaaaatcaataattcatagtatttaaattacttaaaatactaatttataatttagtagaaatactcgagctattttaaaataattcacaaaaacttaaattcttaaactaagtttcatttctcaacataattattaaatcttgtAAGAAACTTAACcaattccactaaattcttaacatagaaattttattaaaattttactaaattgacaaaggaaatttaattcaaatattagacttaacattattctttaaaaaaacatatttctaattctttaaacatttttataaaaaaatgaacctttaattaactacatttatttaataactcaactagtaatattaaactcaataaatttcactaaaataattattgaaataaaataagatcataatcaattaaacattattatagtctgtaaaaagggttaaaaactctggcccataataataatactacacAACATGAGCCCAAACAGGAAATAAGCCCATCCCAACCCCATACGGGcctaaggcccaaggcccatcaaaAGAAACCCACGGGTTCTTCAAGAACCCGAGTGCATGGCA
Encoded proteins:
- the LOC121267990 gene encoding uncharacterized protein LOC121267990 isoform X1; the encoded protein is MGTREVYEENLRNGNLFHDPTINPGLGSPRCPRCLSLLIPNSERGEWTITPVLHDATAVAGTGIGAMLSAVHGFNAGIPYLQNLVKGPKWLPFVVGLPPLLLFSGVSAAFGGYTLPKFAQLTVTSYYAASSASHYGISLLTRHIEEAHTTQTRQEKVG
- the LOC121267990 gene encoding uncharacterized protein LOC121267990 isoform X2, which translates into the protein MGTREVYEENLRNGNLFHDPTINPGLGSPRCPRCLSLLIPNSERGEWTITPVLHDATAVAGTGIGAMLSAVHGFNAGIPYLQNLVKGPKWLPFVVGLPPLLLFSGVSAAFGGYTLPKFAQLTVTSYYAASSASHYGISLLTRHIEEAHTTQTRQEKV